The sequence below is a genomic window from Haloferax mediterranei ATCC 33500.
CGTAATCTTCGAGTTGACGGATGCGGTTGCGAATCGTCCCCGGAGAGACGCTCACTTCGTCGGCAATCATCGGGGCCGAAGTCCCGCGTGCATCGTCCATCAACGCGTGGATGATCACCCTGTCAATCTCGTCGAGACGATAGTCCATACACTCCCGTCTCCTTCGAGGTCAAACAGGCTTCCCGTTTGCCGGTCGGGGGGCAGTGACGGTCCGGTAGCCGACGCTACCGAGCCACGAATCCTGCGACCAGTACCGTCGCGTAGGCTAACAGCAGCAGACCTCCGAAGAGACCGGCGGCGGCGAGGCTCATGTTCGGATAGACCACGGAGAACAGGGAGGTCGAGACGGCGTCGATGAGCATCCCTGGAACGACGAGGAGCACCGCAGCCTCGCGCTTCGCTCCACCGGAAAGACCGCGCCATCGGAAGATACCGACTGCCAGCGTCCACATCACGGGAACCGTCAAAGCGAACACAGCCGTCACGAGGAGCGGACGAGACGGGTCCAATACGAGTTGCCCGACGATTCGGAAGACGAAGCCGGCCATGAGTGCAACCGCAAGTCCAATGCCGAGAAGGATGCGCGCCTCGGACAGCGAGAGCCGAGTCGACGTGACGACCTGGGAACCAGTTTCCATACTCACTGTACGTGAACCAGTAGTATCAGCGTTCGCTGCGAACGGACCAAAGAGAGGTCCGCCTCAAACCTAAGAATCCGCATCCAGGGACACGCGCAATCCGTCTCCTTCGGTCTCGAATTCCGTATCGAACGACTCGGACCGCGTTCGCATCGTCTCGCGTGCCCACGAGGCGACAGCGGGGGGTGCACGGTGGACGGCGAAATCGTCGATTTCGGTCGGGAGCAAGCGAAGTTCGAGGAGCCGACCGTCCGAAGCGACATCGAACACGAAGAGGAAGCTCCGGTCGTTTCGAAGGTCCCCGTCGACAACGTAGTCGTCGACGAAGTCACCGGTGTCGTAGAGAATCGCCGACCCGTCGTACACCTCGACGCCCTGAAACACGTGCGCGCTGTGGCCGTGGAGGATATCGACGCCCTGGTCGACCAACCAGTGTGCGAACTCTTGGAACGACGACGGCGGATACTCGCGCATGTTCGGCCCCCAGTGCAGCGAAGCGATGAGAAGGTCCGGAACATCTTCAGCGGCGGTTTCGAGTGCGCTCTCGACACGTTCCAGACACGCTTCGTCGTCGGGGTCGATATCGACGTAGGCCGTGCCGGGAGCGTCGTCGGTGGCAGCGTACTCCGGCGTATTATCGGTGAACGAGACGAACGCCACGTCCAATCCGGCGACCTGAACGCGGGTTGGCGTCCACGCATCGTCCTCGGTCCGACCAGCCCCAGAAAACGAGATATCTGCCCCGTCGAGCGCGGAAAGCGTGTCTTCGAGCGCGACTGCCCCGTAGTCGAGGACGTGGTTGTTCGCGAGCGTCAGCCACGACACATCCACGTCCTGCAGGGCTGGAATCACCCACGCCGGGTCGGCGCGGAAGTGAAACGGGCGGTACGTGAGTTCCCATTTACTCCCGCGGGTCGAAAGACAGCATTCGAGGTTGATGAAGAGACCGTCGAGACCGGCGAGTTGCTCACGCATCGACCCCCACACCGCTTCCGGCGGTCGATGCTGTTGTTTCTCGTTTACGAGTCGGCCCAGCATCACGTCGCCGGTGAATCCGAGCCTGACGGACTCAGCTACGCGGCTCATACTGGACGAGAGGTGCGCGACGACTGTGAAGGCTTGTCAGGAATTCTGAAACGATGGCTGGCAGGCGAGACGTTCGTCGAGTGAACCCGCAGGTTGGCTGCTTCTGCGAGCGCCGACGCAGTCGGACATACAGTTCAAAAATCTTTTAATATTTTAGGTTGGCCTAAAATCATGGCAAATGACAATACGGTTCGTGACGCGCTGACCCGCCGTGATTACGTAAAATACGGTGGTGCAGCCATCAGTGGCGGCTTACTCGCTGGTTGTACGAGTGATGGTTCGCAATCAGCGACGGAGCAAGACACCGCAACGAGTACATCGACTGCAACAGCTACCGAGCAAGGTACGAGCGAAACAACGTCAACAGAGACGTCGTATTCTGTCACGATAGAACCGACGGGCGAAGTGACGTTCGACGCAGTTCCGGAGACGTGGGTCGCCGAGAACGCGAGTTGGGCCGATATGGGCGTCGCTCTCGGGATGGACAAGCCCAGTGCCGTCGTGCTTACCGGTGAGTACCGTACCTGGCACTACGAGGACATCCCCGGACTCTCGACGAGCAAAGACGAAATGGTCTCACTCTGGCAGGACGGCATCTCGAAGGAACTCTTCCTCGAACTCGATGCAGGCGTCCATTTCATCGACCCGAACTATATGACTAATCTCATTCCGAACTGGAAACGCTCCGATGTTGATGAGATGAGCGGTCAAGTCGCCCCGTTCTGTGGGAACACGAGCTTCTCGACCTACTCCTGGCACGAGGACTACCCATATTATAGCCTGTACGAGGCGACCGAGAAAGTCGCGCAAGTATTCCAGCGGATGGACCGATATCGGGCCCTCAAAGCGCTTCACGACAACTTCATCAGTGAAGTGCAAAAACGGCTCCCTCCGGAGAGCGAACGACCCGCGATTGCACTTTTCTCCCCTGCCTCGAAGGAGCCTGAGAAGTTCTATCCGTATCGGCTGGGCGAGACGACCGCCTACAAGCACTGGCACGACCTCGGTGTAAGCGACGCACTCGCCGGAACGGACATCCAGAGCTTTACGTCCGACCGTGGGTCCATCGATTACGAACCACTGCTGGAAATCGACCCGGGGATACTGATGTTCTACACCGACAGGCACTGGACGCGCTCGGAGTTCCGAGATACATACCTCTCTTTCCTGCAAGACCACAGTACGGCGAGTCAACTGACGGCAGTCCAAAACGGGGACGTCTATCCTGCAGGCGGGATGTATCAGGGTCCGATCAGCAACCTCTCAAAAACCGAACGTGCCGCCAAGCAGTTGTTCCCTGACGAGTTTTCGCAGGATGAGCAACTCTACGACCGACAACGCCTCGCGGATATTAGAGACGGGGCGGTGTAACCGCAACGAAGGCATACCCGAGATGGAGTTGCTGCGTGTCTTTGTTCCAGACCATCTTGAAATGAATCAGCCGCACTGTTAGATTGTGAAGTCATCGTGAATTCGACTCGAGGAAGAACTGGCATTGGGGGAACATGTTATACTTACTCGGAGCGTATGACTGATATGACAACTGTCGAACCTGATTCAAAGGAAGTCGCTCGCCGCTACGTCGAGGTGGTATGGAACGACGGCAACACAGAAGAGATGGACGAAATACTCACCGACCACCAGGTATACCACGACCCTACGGGAGACGGAGAGGAACCACTCTCAGAATTCAAGGAATTCATCGAGGGGTACCATCAGGCGTTTCCGGATCTTCAGTTCGCAGTGGATGACTACATCGCTGAGGACGATCTGGTCTCTTTTTGGGGCCGTGCGACCGGAACCCACGAGGGACCATTCATGGGTATCGAGCCAACGGGCAACCGCATCGATATCATGGGAATCAACGTCGTCCGTGTCGAAAATGGGAAGATTGCCGAGCGCTGGGCGAACTTCGACATCTTCGGCATGCTCCAGCAACTCGGACAAGAACCCCTCACCGGATAGCACCAGGGCACGAACAGCAGGCGTTCCAGACGCCGATATTGGGTGTTGCCGACGACATCTGCGGTCTCCACGCCCAACGTTACTCCTCTGCACAGTTGTCACTCTGGGCTCGTCCCGACGGACTTGAGCCGGACGTGCTCGACCGAGCGCTCTGGGCGGAGCGGGCGCTCGTCAAGATGTGAGCAATGCGCGAAACGCTCCACTCCCTCCCCGCTGCTGAGTACCCGCTGTGACGAGCCATGCTCGGCGAGTATCAGCAGTACCGGAAGGTGAGTTGATTAAGAGAAAACTGGCCATCCTCCAAAACGTTCATTCCCGAATCGGAGTATTCTGTATAGCGATATTGAATTTATCTGTTCCGAAGCAAACGAGAATCTGTCCCGATATAGGCAACTTAAACCCGCAGAAAAGACAATTGTCTGACTATTAATTCGCCGTCGAGACGATTTTGATGACGTCGCCCTCGCTCAGTTCGTGGTCTTCGGCGATGCGGCGTTTCGAGCGGGCGTCGACGGCGTGGAGATAGCCCTCACCGATGTCGGAGTGGACCGCGTAGGCGAGGTCGTGAGGGGTCGACGCACGCGGGAGCAGAAAGGCGTCGGGAAGAACGTTCCCGGTTCCGTCGGTCCATTTCGACTCGTTTTGGACCGGGTAGACCGTGATTCGGTCGAGTACGTCGTAGACGGCGGTGTCGATGGCTTCCTGAGTGCCGGTGCCGCCGTGTTCGGCCATCAGGTCGCGGATTCGTTCGAGACCCTTTTGTTGTGCACCGCTCACGTCGCCACGGAGTTCGAAAT
It includes:
- a CDS encoding DUF5367 family protein, coding for METGSQVVTSTRLSLSEARILLGIGLAVALMAGFVFRIVGQLVLDPSRPLLVTAVFALTVPVMWTLAVGIFRWRGLSGGAKREAAVLLVVPGMLIDAVSTSLFSVVYPNMSLAAAGLFGGLLLLAYATVLVAGFVAR
- a CDS encoding CapA family protein, with the protein product MSRVAESVRLGFTGDVMLGRLVNEKQQHRPPEAVWGSMREQLAGLDGLFINLECCLSTRGSKWELTYRPFHFRADPAWVIPALQDVDVSWLTLANNHVLDYGAVALEDTLSALDGADISFSGAGRTEDDAWTPTRVQVAGLDVAFVSFTDNTPEYAATDDAPGTAYVDIDPDDEACLERVESALETAAEDVPDLLIASLHWGPNMREYPPSSFQEFAHWLVDQGVDILHGHSAHVFQGVEVYDGSAILYDTGDFVDDYVVDGDLRNDRSFLFVFDVASDGRLLELRLLPTEIDDFAVHRAPPAVASWARETMRTRSESFDTEFETEGDGLRVSLDADS
- a CDS encoding ABC transporter substrate-binding protein, which encodes MANDNTVRDALTRRDYVKYGGAAISGGLLAGCTSDGSQSATEQDTATSTSTATATEQGTSETTSTETSYSVTIEPTGEVTFDAVPETWVAENASWADMGVALGMDKPSAVVLTGEYRTWHYEDIPGLSTSKDEMVSLWQDGISKELFLELDAGVHFIDPNYMTNLIPNWKRSDVDEMSGQVAPFCGNTSFSTYSWHEDYPYYSLYEATEKVAQVFQRMDRYRALKALHDNFISEVQKRLPPESERPAIALFSPASKEPEKFYPYRLGETTAYKHWHDLGVSDALAGTDIQSFTSDRGSIDYEPLLEIDPGILMFYTDRHWTRSEFRDTYLSFLQDHSTASQLTAVQNGDVYPAGGMYQGPISNLSKTERAAKQLFPDEFSQDEQLYDRQRLADIRDGAV
- a CDS encoding ester cyclase; amino-acid sequence: MTTVEPDSKEVARRYVEVVWNDGNTEEMDEILTDHQVYHDPTGDGEEPLSEFKEFIEGYHQAFPDLQFAVDDYIAEDDLVSFWGRATGTHEGPFMGIEPTGNRIDIMGINVVRVENGKIAERWANFDIFGMLQQLGQEPLTG